One genomic window of Gossypium hirsutum isolate 1008001.06 chromosome D11, Gossypium_hirsutum_v2.1, whole genome shotgun sequence includes the following:
- the LOC107910864 gene encoding metalloendoproteinase 1, with amino-acid sequence MAPKLAISALLLLLVIIQALFVKSEPQISKSLRLLEGARKGYTFEGLNQVKQYLKAFGYYSINGSSLTNSFDDVLESALKSYQQHYRLKVTGRIDSNTLKKMSTPRCGVQDIFNDSDDDVKFSMIANYSFFNGMPRWNKRQLTYMFRSSAFVISDQQFRPITTRALNKWAAVSNFAFREASPSDIVMGFHRRSHGDNFPFDGPGNVLAHAFAPRDGRLHYDADENWSTNNAIRPNQIDLESVAIHEIGHILGLGHSRDPNAIMYAYYNTGTIKRNLGQDDINGIRALYSN; translated from the coding sequence ATGGCTCCCAAGCTTGCAATCTCAGCATTGTTGCTTCTTCTTGTAATAATACAAGCTTTATTTGTTAAATCCGAACCCCAAATTTCTAAATCTCTCCGACTATTGGAGGGAGCTCGAAAAGGATACACATTCGAAGGGCTTAATCAAGTGAAGCAATATTTGAAAGCTTTTGGATATTATTCCATTAATGGTAGTAGCCTCACCAATTCTTTTGATGACGTGTTAGAATCCGCACTTAAATCTTACCAACAACACTATCGTCTCAAGGTAACAGGAAGAATCGACTCAAATACCTTGAAAAAAATGTCAACCCCTCGATGTGGCGTTCAAGATATTTTTAACGACTCAGATGATGATGTCAAGTTTAGCATGATAGCTAACTATAGCTTTTTTAATGGGATGCCTCGATGGAACAAGCGTCAATTGACTTACATGTTCCGTTCTAGTGCATTTGTGATTAGTGATCAACAATTTAGGCCTATCACCACCAGGGCATTAAACAAATGGGCTGCTGTTTCTAATTTCGCATTTCGAGAAGCCAGTCCATCAGATATCGTGATGGGATTTCATCGTCGTTCTCATGGGGACAACTTCCCGTTCGATGGCCCGGGAAATGTTTTAGCTCATGCGTTTGCACCACGAGATGGAAGGCTTCATTACGATGCCGACGAGAATTGGAGTACTAATAATGCTATACGACCAAACCAAATCGATTTAGAAAGCGTAGCTATTCATGAAATAGGACATATTTTAGGACTTGGGCATAGTCGGGACCCAAATGCTATTATGTACGCATATTATAATACTGGAACCATCAAAAGGAATCTAGGCCAAGATGATATTAATGGCATACGAGCTCTGTACTCCAACTGA
- the LOC107911804 gene encoding aquaporin NIP2-1 isoform X1, whose translation MATTEVSPMDQNPTPPKQPSFQQHYPPDFPRKVFAETIATYLLVFVTCGSAAICSVDEHKISRLGASVAGGLIVTVMIYAVGHVSGARMNPAVTLAFAAVRHFPWKQVPFYGAAQLTGAISASFTLRILLHPIKHAGTTSPSGSDLQALIMEIVVTFSMMFITSAVATDTKAIGELAGIAVGSAVCITSILAGPISGGSMNPARSIGPAIASGEYKGIWVYVVGPATGTLMGAWSYNLIRMTDKPHHAISPRSSSFKLRRMNNQDGEV comes from the exons ATGGCTACAACTGAGGTTTCCCCAATGGATCAAAATCCCACACCTCCGAAACAGCCATCATTTCAACAACACTACCCTCCTGATTTTCCAAGAAAG GTGTTTGCAGAGACGATAGCAACCTACTTGCTGGTTTTTGTGACATGTGGATCAGCTGCCATTTGTTCGGTTGATGAACACAAAATCTCAAGGTTAGGAGCTTCAGTTGCAGGTGGACTTATTGTGACTGTAATGATCTATGCAGTTGGTCATGTTTCTGGTGCACGTATGAACCCTGCTGTTACCCTCGCTTTTGCAGCTGTCAGACATTTTCCATGGAAACag GTCCCATTTTATGGTGCAGCTCAACTAACAGGAGCAATCTCTGCATCATTCACACTCCGTATATTATTGCATCCAATAAAACATGCCGGCACCACATCACCATCAGGCTCAGATTTGCAAGCTCTAATCATGGAAATAGTTGTTACCTTTTCAATGATGTTTATCACCTCAGCTGTGGCTACTGATACTAAAGCT ATAGGAGAGCTAGCAGGCATAGCTGTTGGGTCTGCTGTTTGCATAACTTCAATCTTGGCTGg ACCAATATCAGGTGGATCAATGAACCCAGCAAGGAGCATAGGGCCAGCAATAGCCAGTGGTGAGTACAAGGGAATATGGGTGTACGTGGTAGGACCAGCAACGGGGACATTGATGGGGGCGTGGTCTTACAATCTCATCCGGATGACAGACAAGCCTCACCATGCAATCTCTCCACGTTCGTCCTCCTTCAAACTTCGGCGAATGAATAACCAAGATGGAGAGGTATAA
- the LOC107911804 gene encoding aquaporin NIP2-1 isoform X2, which yields MATTEVSPMDQNPTPPKQPSFQQHYPPDFPRKVFAETIATYLLVFVTCGSAAICSVDEHKISRLGASVAGGLIVTVMIYAVGHVSGARMNPAVTLAFAAVRHFPWKQVPFYGAAQLTGAISASFTLRILLHPIKHAGTTSPSGSDLQALIMEIVVTFSMMFITSAVATDTKAIGELAGIAVGSAVCITSILAGVGIQTNIRWINEPSKEHRASNSQW from the exons ATGGCTACAACTGAGGTTTCCCCAATGGATCAAAATCCCACACCTCCGAAACAGCCATCATTTCAACAACACTACCCTCCTGATTTTCCAAGAAAG GTGTTTGCAGAGACGATAGCAACCTACTTGCTGGTTTTTGTGACATGTGGATCAGCTGCCATTTGTTCGGTTGATGAACACAAAATCTCAAGGTTAGGAGCTTCAGTTGCAGGTGGACTTATTGTGACTGTAATGATCTATGCAGTTGGTCATGTTTCTGGTGCACGTATGAACCCTGCTGTTACCCTCGCTTTTGCAGCTGTCAGACATTTTCCATGGAAACag GTCCCATTTTATGGTGCAGCTCAACTAACAGGAGCAATCTCTGCATCATTCACACTCCGTATATTATTGCATCCAATAAAACATGCCGGCACCACATCACCATCAGGCTCAGATTTGCAAGCTCTAATCATGGAAATAGTTGTTACCTTTTCAATGATGTTTATCACCTCAGCTGTGGCTACTGATACTAAAGCT ATAGGAGAGCTAGCAGGCATAGCTGTTGGGTCTGCTGTTTGCATAACTTCAATCTTGGCTGg TGTAGGAATACAGACCAATATCAGGTGGATCAATGAACCCAGCAAGGAGCATAGGGCCAGCAATAGCCAGTGGTGA
- the LOC107911803 gene encoding probable serine/threonine-protein kinase PIX7 isoform X1, translating into MGFGHQSREVVEENSPRKKKDGGEEETGCWVKLRFMGSCMSSRSRVDNSVSGRTGTHYAESEPTKESSGDQPVVLVSSTTTSNGGSASSTPKFSEELRVASQLRKFTFIDLKLATRNFRPESLLGEGGFGCVFKGWIEENGTAPVKPGTGLTVAVKTLNIDGLQGHKEWLAEVDYLGNLLHPNLVKLVGYCIEDDHRLLVYEFMPRGSLENHLFRKGSLPLPWSIRMKIALGAAKGLAFLHEEAERPVIYRDFKTSNILLDADYNAKLSDFGLAKDGPEGDKTHVSTRVMGTYGYAAPEYVMTGHLTSKSDVYSFGVVLLEMLTGRRSMDKNRPNGEHNLVEWARPHLGDKRRFFRILDPRLEGHFSIKGALKAAQLAAQCLSRDPKARPRMSEVVETLKPLPNLNDMASSSYYFQTMQSDRSRSSNITAKNGIRVQAGFVTRNGQPKRSLSSLNGPQASPFHQHPPSPKPKAKEP; encoded by the exons atgggttttggtcaTCAATCTAGGGAAGTAGTGGAGGAAAATTCAccaaggaagaagaaagatggagGGGAAGAAGAAACAGGATGTTGGGTTAAATTAAGGTTTATGGGAAGTTGCATGTCTTCAAGATCAAGAGTTGATAACTCTGTGAGTGGAAGAACAGGCACTCATTATG CGGAAAGTGAACCTACAAAAGAGAGCAGCGGAGATCAACCAGTTGTTCTAGTGTCTTCTACGACCACAAGCAATGGAGGAAGTGCTTCATCCACACCAAAATTCAGTGAGGAACTGAGAGTTGCTTCACAGCTTCGGAAGTTCACATTTATTGACCTTAAATTAGCGACTAGAAATTTCAGACCCGAAAGTCTTCTCGGTGAGGGTGGGTTTGGTTGTGTCTTCAAAGGTTGGATTGAAGAGAACGGAACTGCTCCCGTAAAACCTGGTACTGGGCTTACGGTAGCTGTCAAAACCCTAAACATTGATGGACTTCAGGGTCACAAAGAATGGCTG GCTGAAGTGGATTATCTCGGTAACCTCCTCCATCCTAATTTGGTTAAATTGGTTGGTTACTGTATTGAAGATGATCACAGATTACTGGTATATGAGTTTATGCCACGAGGAAGTTTGGAGAACCACCTCTTCAGAA AAGGGTCCCTGCCACTTCCTTGGTCTATTAGAATGAAAATTGCACTTGGTGCTGCGAAGGGTCTAGCCTTTCTTCATGAAGAAGCAGAAAGACCTGTGATATATCGTGATTTTAAAACGTCTAATATCTTGTTAGATGCG GATTACAATGCCAAGCTCTCTGATTTTGGACTGGCGAAAGATGGTCCAGAAGGAGATAAAACTCATGTGTCTACTCGAGTTATGGGAACATATGGCTACGCTGCACCAGAATATGTAATGACTG GACATTTGACATCAAAGAGTGACGTGTATAGCTTTGGAGTAGTTTTACTTGAGATGTTGACTGGCCGGAGGTCCATGGACAAAAACCGACCAAATGGGGAACACAATCTTGTGGAATGGGCGAGACCGCATCTGGGAGACAAGAGAAGGTTCTTCCGGATTTTAGATCCTCGTCTTGAAGGGCATTTTTCTATCAAAGGTGCATTGAAAGCAGCCCAGCTGGCTGCCCAATGTCTTAGCCGAGATCCCAAAGCCAGACCTCGGATGAGTGAAGTTGTTGAAACTCTAAAGCCCCTTCCAAACCTTAATGATATGGCCAGCTCCTCCTATTACTTCCAAACTATGCAATCCGATCGATCTAGGTCCTCCAACATAACTGCCAAAAATGGCATAAGAGTGCAGGCAGGATTCGTAACGAGGAACGGACAACCTAAGAGGAGTTTATCCAGTTTGAATGGTCCTCAGGCTTCTCCATTTCACCAACATCCTCCGTCACCAAAGCCTAAAGCAAAAGAACCATAG
- the LOC107910865 gene encoding beta-glucuronosyltransferase GlcAT14B, with the protein MKKLRTYYTQFRHNSNQAMERKWILPLALGSIVSLFLLFLTTLTSFDGSPFLFFYHPSAVLGGSSPFVESQLKPIPVSTLPPPPRFAYLISGSAGDGLMLRRTLLALYHPLNQYVVHLDREASSEERLDLQKFVKDHQVFNKFGNVRMIVKANLVTYRGPTMVANTLHAAAILLKEGGDWDWFINLSASDYPLVTQDDLLHTFSYLPRDLNFIDHTSNIGWKEFHRAKPIIIDPGLYSLKKADVFWVTQRRSVPTAFKLFTGSAWMALSRSFIDYCIWGWDNLPRTVLMYYANFLSSPEGYFHTVICNAQEFRNTTVNSDLHFISWDNPPKQHPHYLRLNDMQRMINSNAPFARKFPRDDPAALDKIDSDLLSRGPDMFTPGGWCVGSGKNGSDPCSVIGNTTVIKPGPGATRLETLISSLLSDNNFRPRQCK; encoded by the exons ATGAAGAAATTGAGAACCTATTACACGCAGTTCCGTCACAACAGTAACCAAGCAATGGAGCGTAAATGGATCTTGCCATTAGCTCTTGGCTCCATTGTTTCATTATTTCTACTCTTTTTAACAACATTAACCTCTTTTGATGGCTCCCCATTTCTTTTCTTCTACCATCCCTCCGCCGTACTCGGCGGTTCCTCCCCTTTCGTGGAGAGCCAACTGAAACCCATCCCTGTCTCCACTCTCCCTCCACCTCCTCGCTTCGCTTACCTCATTTCAGGCTCCGCCGGTGATGGCCTGATGTTGAGAAGGACCCTCTTGGCCCTTTACCATCCTTTGAATCAATATGTAGTTCATCTTGACCGGGAAGCTAGCTCTGAAGAGAGGCTCGATCTGCAGAAGTTTGTGAAAGACCATCAAGTGTTTAACAAATTCGGGAATGTTAGGATGATCGTGAAAGCTAATTTGGTTACCTATAGAGGTCCTACCATGGTTGCTAATACGCTTCATGCTGCTGCAATTTTGTTGAAAGAAGGTGGAGACTGGGATTGGTTTATTAATCTTAGTGCTTCTGATTATCCCCTTGTTACTCAAGATG ATCTGTTACATACATTTTCATACTTGCCAAGGGATCTGAATTTCATTGATCATACAAGCAATATTGGGTGGAAAGA GTTTCATAGAGCTAAGCCAATTATTATAGATCCAGGGTTGTACAGTTTGAAAAAAGCTGATGTGTTTTGGGTTACTCAAAGGAGAAGCGTGCCTACTGCATTCAAACTCTTTACAG GTTCTGCTTGGATGGCACTTTCTCGATCTTTTATCGATTACTGCATTTGGGGATGGGACAACCTACCTCGAACAGTCCTCATGTACTACGCTAACTTTTTATCTTCTCCAGAAGGTTACTTCCACACCGTGATTTGTAATGCTCAAGAATTCCGTAACACTACCGTGAACAGTGACCTCCATTTCATATCATGGGATAACCCTCCTAAGCAACATCCTCATTACCTCAGGCTGAATGACATGCAACGGATGATCAACAGCAATGCTCCTTTCGCAAGAAAGTTCCCTCGGGATGATCCTGCAGCGCTAGACAAAATCGACTCTGACCTCTTGTCTCGGGGTCCAGACATGTTCACTCCCGGTGGTTGGTGTGTAGGAAGTGGGAAAAATGGGAGTGATCCTTGTTCCGTTATTGGTAATACAACCGTCATCAAGCCTGGCCCTGGAGCAACAAGGTTGGAAACTTTGATTAGCTCTCTTCTATCCGACAACAATTTCCGACCACGACAATGCAAATAA
- the LOC107911802 gene encoding pectate lyase, translated as MKITKAQLVFLFSFATLIPTLWGGGGNIADFDDVWKRRADQAWKNTLAAYEPSPENVTTKFNENVHKALVANKSNKTKDLEGGDDRRNLRGKHKKYTGPCMATNPIDRCWRCRPDWAENRKRLTQCVIGFGHRTEGGEKGKYYEVTDNSDDDPVNPKPGTLRFAVIQKRPLWIIFAHDMHIKLSRELIVQSKKTIDGRGANVHIAHGAGITLQFVDDVIIHSIHIHHIGPSKAGLIRDSVDHIGLRTTGDGDGINIFGSTNIWLDHLSMSECQDGLIDAIQGSTAITISNCHFTHHNDVILLGASDTYERDKLMQVTVAFNHFGKELIQRMPRCRWGFFHVVNNDYTHWKMYAIGGSMHPTIISQGNRFIAPDDPKAKEITNRNYAPQSEWSKWVWRSEGDLLLNGARFTKSGPDKSPHFDFTKMQMIKAKPATFVRRLTRFAGALDCEKGNKC; from the exons atgaaaataacaaaGGCCCAACTGGTTTTCCTGTTTTCATTTGCCACACTAATTCCGACACTATGGGGTGGTGGTGGCAATATTGCTGATTTTGATGACGTCTGGAAGCGACGTGCCGATCAGGCATGGAAGAACACTCTGGCAGCTTACGAACCAAGCCCAGAAAATGTCACCACTAAATTCAATGAGAATGTTCACAA GGCTCTTGTTgcaaataaaagtaacaaaaccAAGGATTTGGAGGGTGGTGATGATAGGAGGAACTTGAGGGGCAAACACAAAAAGTACACGGGTCCATGCATGGCCACCAACCCCATCGATAGGTGCTGGCGATGCAGACCTGACTGGGCCGAGAACCGTAAGAGGCTGACGCAATGCGTGATTGGTTTTGGCCACCGAACCGAAGGAGGAGAGAAAGGGAAATACTATGAGGTGACTGATAATTCCGATGATGACCCGGTCAATCCTAAACCCGGAACTTTACGTTTTGCCGTCATCCAGAAAAGGCCATTGTGGATCATTTTCGCTCATGACATGCACATCAAATTATCACGTGAGCTCATTGTCCAAAGCAAGAAGACGATCGACGGTCGTGGAGCCAACGTTCATATCGCGCATGGAGCTGGCATCACACTTCAATTCGTGGACGATGTCATCATCCATAGcattcatattcatcacattggtccAAGCAAGGCTGGCCTAATCAGGGACTCAGTGGATCATATAGGTTTGAGGACAACGGGTGATGGGGATGGCATTAACATCTTCGGATCCACAAACATTTGGCTCGATCACCTTTCCATGTCGGAGTGTCAAGATGGACTCATTGATGCTATCCAAGGTTCCACTGCCATCACAATCTCAAACTGCCATTTCACCCACCATAACgat GTGATACTACTGGGTGCAAGTGACACCTACGAAAGAGATAAACTAATGCAAGTCACAGTTGCATTCAACCATTTTGGGAAAGAACTGATACAAAGAATGCCGAGATGCAGGTGGGGATTCTTTCATGTTGTTAACAATGATTACACACATTGGAAAATGTATGCAATTGGGGGTAGCATGCATCCCACCATTATCAGCCAAGGTAATAGGTTCATTGCTCCAGACGATCCCAAAGCCAAAGAG ATAACGAACAGGAACTATGCACCCCAGTCGGAATGGAGCAAGTGGGTATGGAGATCGGAAGGAGATTTGTTGTTGAACGGAGCCCGTTTTACAAAATCGGGGCCGGATAAATCTCCCCATTTTGACTTCACCAAGATGCAGATGATCAAAGCCAAGCCAGCAACATTTGTGAGAAGACTCACCCGTTTTGCTGGGGCTCTTGACTGCGAAAAGGGGAACAAGTGTTAG
- the LOC107911803 gene encoding probable serine/threonine-protein kinase PIX7 isoform X2 yields MGFGHQSREVVEENSPRKKKDGGEEETGCWVKLRFMGSCMSSRSRVDNSVSGRTGTHYAESEPTKESSGDQPVVLVSSTTTSNGGSASSTPKFSEELRVASQLRKFTFIDLKLATRNFRPESLLGEGGFGCVFKGWIEENGTAPVKPGTGLTVAVKTLNIDGLQGHKEWLAEVDYLGNLLHPNLVKLVGYCIEDDHRLLVYEFMPRGSLENHLFRRSLPLPWSIRMKIALGAAKGLAFLHEEAERPVIYRDFKTSNILLDADYNAKLSDFGLAKDGPEGDKTHVSTRVMGTYGYAAPEYVMTGHLTSKSDVYSFGVVLLEMLTGRRSMDKNRPNGEHNLVEWARPHLGDKRRFFRILDPRLEGHFSIKGALKAAQLAAQCLSRDPKARPRMSEVVETLKPLPNLNDMASSSYYFQTMQSDRSRSSNITAKNGIRVQAGFVTRNGQPKRSLSSLNGPQASPFHQHPPSPKPKAKEP; encoded by the exons atgggttttggtcaTCAATCTAGGGAAGTAGTGGAGGAAAATTCAccaaggaagaagaaagatggagGGGAAGAAGAAACAGGATGTTGGGTTAAATTAAGGTTTATGGGAAGTTGCATGTCTTCAAGATCAAGAGTTGATAACTCTGTGAGTGGAAGAACAGGCACTCATTATG CGGAAAGTGAACCTACAAAAGAGAGCAGCGGAGATCAACCAGTTGTTCTAGTGTCTTCTACGACCACAAGCAATGGAGGAAGTGCTTCATCCACACCAAAATTCAGTGAGGAACTGAGAGTTGCTTCACAGCTTCGGAAGTTCACATTTATTGACCTTAAATTAGCGACTAGAAATTTCAGACCCGAAAGTCTTCTCGGTGAGGGTGGGTTTGGTTGTGTCTTCAAAGGTTGGATTGAAGAGAACGGAACTGCTCCCGTAAAACCTGGTACTGGGCTTACGGTAGCTGTCAAAACCCTAAACATTGATGGACTTCAGGGTCACAAAGAATGGCTG GCTGAAGTGGATTATCTCGGTAACCTCCTCCATCCTAATTTGGTTAAATTGGTTGGTTACTGTATTGAAGATGATCACAGATTACTGGTATATGAGTTTATGCCACGAGGAAGTTTGGAGAACCACCTCTTCAGAA GGTCCCTGCCACTTCCTTGGTCTATTAGAATGAAAATTGCACTTGGTGCTGCGAAGGGTCTAGCCTTTCTTCATGAAGAAGCAGAAAGACCTGTGATATATCGTGATTTTAAAACGTCTAATATCTTGTTAGATGCG GATTACAATGCCAAGCTCTCTGATTTTGGACTGGCGAAAGATGGTCCAGAAGGAGATAAAACTCATGTGTCTACTCGAGTTATGGGAACATATGGCTACGCTGCACCAGAATATGTAATGACTG GACATTTGACATCAAAGAGTGACGTGTATAGCTTTGGAGTAGTTTTACTTGAGATGTTGACTGGCCGGAGGTCCATGGACAAAAACCGACCAAATGGGGAACACAATCTTGTGGAATGGGCGAGACCGCATCTGGGAGACAAGAGAAGGTTCTTCCGGATTTTAGATCCTCGTCTTGAAGGGCATTTTTCTATCAAAGGTGCATTGAAAGCAGCCCAGCTGGCTGCCCAATGTCTTAGCCGAGATCCCAAAGCCAGACCTCGGATGAGTGAAGTTGTTGAAACTCTAAAGCCCCTTCCAAACCTTAATGATATGGCCAGCTCCTCCTATTACTTCCAAACTATGCAATCCGATCGATCTAGGTCCTCCAACATAACTGCCAAAAATGGCATAAGAGTGCAGGCAGGATTCGTAACGAGGAACGGACAACCTAAGAGGAGTTTATCCAGTTTGAATGGTCCTCAGGCTTCTCCATTTCACCAACATCCTCCGTCACCAAAGCCTAAAGCAAAAGAACCATAG
- the LOC107911801 gene encoding FACT complex subunit SSRP1 yields MTDGHLFNNISLGGRGGTNPGQLKIYSGGILWKKQGGGKAVEVDKSDILGVTWMKVPRTNQLCVRIKDGLYYKFAGFRDQDVASLTNFFQNNCGITPEEKQLSVSGHNWGEVDLNGNMLTFVTGSKQAFEVSLADVSQTQLQGKNDVILEFHVDDTTGANEKDLLMEISFHIPNANTQFVGDENHPPAQVFREKIMSVADVGTGVEEAVVTFEGIAILTPRGRYSVELHLSFLRLQGQANDFKIQYSSVVRLFLLPKFNQPHTFVVVTLDPPIRKGQTLYPHIVLQFETDYVVESTLSINEDLLNTKYKDRLEPSYKGLIHEVFTTIMRGLSGAKVTKPGKFRSCQDGYAVKSSLKAEDGVLYPLEKSFFFLPKPPTLILHEEIDYVEFERHAAGGSNMHYFDLLIRLKTEQEHLFRNIQRNEYHNLFDFISSKGLKIMNLGDVRTADGVAEILQNDDDDAVDPHLERIKNEAGVDESDEEDEDFVIDKDDGGSPTDDSGEEESDASESGNEKEKPAKKDQRKEAAVAAAASSSKESKKKGRDGQDDGKKKKRKKKDPNAPKRAMTGFFYFSQAERENVKKSHPGIPFTEVSKILGDRWRKLPKEEKEPYEVKARVDKKRYDDEKNEMKGNNNNPQPMNIDSGNESD; encoded by the exons ATGACGGACGGTCATCTCTTCAACAACATCTCCCTTGGCGGTCGAGGCGGCACG AATCCTGGACAGCTTAAAATTTATTCAGGAGGTATTCTATGGAAGAAACAAGGAGGCGgtaaagcagtagaagttgacaAATCTGATATCTTAGGGGTTACATGGATGAAGGTCCCTAGGACAAATCAACTTTGTGTTAGAATCAAAGATGGGTTGTACTACAAGTTCGCTGGATTCCGTGACCAG GATGTTGCCAGTTTGACCAATTTTTTTCAGAATAATTGTGGAATAACACCAGAAGAGAAACAGCTTTCTGTCAGTGGTCATAACTGGGGAGAAGTCGATTTAAATG GGAATATGCTTACCTTTGTGACTGGTTCAAAGCAAGCTTTTGAAGTGTCATTAGCTGATGTATCACAAACTCAGCTTCAAGGGAAAAACGATGTCATCTTGGAGTTCCATGTGGATGATACAACTGGAGCTAATGAG AAAGATTTGCTTATGGAGATAAGTTTCCACATACCCAACGCCAACACCCAATTTGTTGGTGATGAAAATCATCCTCCTGCTCAG GTTTTCCGTGAAAAAATCATGTCAGTGGCTGATGTTGGTACTGGAGTTGAGGAAGCTGTTGTCACTTTTGAGGGCATTGCAATCCTCACACCAAG GGGTCGGTATAGTGTTGAACTTCATCTGTCATTCTTGCGACTGCAAGGACAGGCTaatgatttcaaaattcaatatagCAGTGTTGTGCGTCTTTTTTTGCTTCCGAAG TTCAACCAGCCTCATACTTTTGTTGTTGTTACACTGGATCCGCCTATCCGTAAAGGGCAAACTTTGTACCCACATATTGTCTTGCAG TTTGAAACTGATTATGTTGTTGAAAGCACCTTGTCCATAAATGAGGATCTTTTGAATACCAAGTACAAAGACAGGCTGGAACCATCTTACAAg GGACTTATTCATGAAGTTTTTACCACAATAATGCGTGGTTTATCTGGTGCCAAAGTTACCAAACCAGGAAAATTCCGTAGCTGTCAAGATGGTTATGCTGTTAAGTCTTCATTGAAAGCTGAAGATGGAGTCCTGTATCCACTTGAAAAGAGTTTCTTTTTTCTACCCAAACCTCCTACACTTATTCTTCATGAAGAG ATTGACTATGTTGAATTTGAGAGGCATGCTGCTGGTGGCTCAAATATGCATTACTTTGATCTTCTTATAAGATTGAAAACTGAGCAAGAACATTTATTTCGGAATATTCAGAGAAATGAATATCACAATTTGTTTGACTTCATCAG TTCGAAGGGTTTGAAGATTATGAACCTTGGAGATGTACGAACCGCAGATGGTGTGGCTGAGATTCTTCAAAACGATGATGATGATGCAGTTGATCCACATCTTGAACGCATTAAGAATGAAGCTGGTGTGGATGAAAGTGATGAGGAG GATGAGGACTTTGTTATTGACAAGGACGACGGAGGTTCTCCAACTGATGATTCTGGGGAGGAAGAATCTGATGCTAGTGAAAGTGGAAATGAGAAAGAG AAACCTGCGAAAAAGGATCAAAGGAAGGAAGCTGCTGTTGCTGCAGCTGCCTCTTCTTCTAAAGAAAGTAAGAAGAAAGGTAGAGATGGACAAGATgatggaaagaagaagaaaaggaaaaagaaggatCCTAATGCACCAAAGAGGGCAATGACCGGCTTCTTCTATTTTTCACAGGCGGAAAGGGAG AATGTGAAGAAAAGTCATCCGGGAATACCATTTACAGAGGTGTCCAAAATACTTGGAGATAGGTGGAGAAAGTTGCCAA AGGAGGAGAAGGAACCATATGAAGTAAAGGCTAGAGTTGATAAAAAGCGATACGATGATGAGAAGAATGAGATGAAAGGCAATAATAACAATCCTCAACCTATGAACATTGATTCTGGAAATGAATCCGACTGA